GTATCATTGAAAGGGCAAAAAGGGAAGTTATTGAGCTTAAAGACGAAGGAGGAGAGATAATAAGGACAGATGCCAACAAGGAGGAGTTCATGAGGATAGTTGAAAAGGGAAAGGAATACATATTTTCTGGTGATGTATTCCAAGTAGTGCTTTCTAGACAGTACGAGATCAAATCAGGCATTGATCCATTGACCTTCTTTGCAAGGCTTGTGCAGATAAACCCCTCCCCCTACAATTTCATTCTCGAGTTCGATAAGACAATCGTTGGAGCATCCCCTGAAACAATGGGCTCCGTCGAAGGAAACATAGTTAGGATAAACCCAATTGCGGGGACAGCGCCAAGAGGAAGAACACCAGAAGAAGATGAAGAGATAAGGAGGAAACTACTAAGCGATGAAAAGGAGAGAGCGGAACACGTTATGCTTGTTGATCTAGCCAGAAACGATGTCAGAAAGGTGTCAAAGCCAAGAACCGTTAAACTTGTCAGATTTTTTGACGTCATAAAGTACAGCCATGTCCAGCATATAGAGAGTGAGGTCATCGGAGAGCTTGCAGAAGATAAGGACATGTTTGACGCGATAGAAGCATCCTTCCCAGCAGGAACCTTGACTGGAGCGCCAAAGATTAGGGCAATGGAGATAATAGATGAGCTTGAGAAGAGCAGGAGAAAGGTGTACGGAGGAGGGATTGGGTACTTCTCGACAACTGGATACGCCGACTTTGCAATAGCAATAAGGATGGCAGAGATCGAGGATGACAAGGTCATTGTAAGGGCTGGGGCTGGCATCGTGGCTGATTCAATTCCAGAAAAGGAGTTCTACGAGACCGAGAACAAGATGAAGGCTGTGCTAAAGGCCCTGGGGGTGGAAGGATGATACTGATAATAGATAACAGGGATTCATTCGTGTGGAACCTCGCAGAGTATGCATCCTTCTTCGATGAAGTCAAGGTTGTCTCCAACAGAATAAAACCCCAGGAAGTCAAGAGGATTGATCCAGATGGCATAATAATATCACCAGGCCCAGGACACCCATTGGACAGGAGAGAGGTGGGAAATTCTCCAGAGATAGTCCTGGAGGCGGAAGTTCCGGTCCTTGGAGTATGCCTGGGACATCAAATAATAGCAACGGTGTTCGGGGGAAAAGTGGATAGGGTAAAGCCCAGACATGGAAAGGCCAGTCCAGTTAAACATGATGGGGAAGGGATATTCAAGGGGATAAAGAATCCCTTAATGGCCGGAAGATACCACTCCCTGGCCGTAGTTGAAGTTCCGAAGGGATTCAAGGTCACTGCAGTTTCCCTGGACGACAACGTAATCATGGGCATAAGGCACAAAAGAAAGCCAATTGAAGGCGTCCAGTTTCACCCAGAGAGCGTTTTGACTGAATGGGAGAGCAAAGAGGGACTGAAGATAATAAGGAATTTCGTGGAGATGACGAGATGATGTTCGTTAAGATATGCGGAATAAGAACATTTGAAGAGCTCAGGATAGTGGAGAAGTATGCAGACGCAACGGGAGTTGTGGTAAAAGCGAACTCCAAGAGGAGAATCCCCATTGACACTGCAAAGGAGATAATAAGGGAAGCAAAGATTCCTGTATTCCTGGTCTCAACGATGACCAGCTATGAGGAATGGGCGAAGGTTATAGAGGAGACGGAGGCAAAATACGTTCAAGTGCACTCCGATGTTTCGCCAGAGGTTATTGAAAGGCTAAAATCCGAATATGGAGTTTTCATAATGAAGGCATTCAAGGTACCCACAACAAGTGAGGAGCCTGAGGAATACGCGGAGAGATTAATTTCCAAGATCTCGGAGTATGACGTTGATAGGGTTCTACTGGATACTGGAGCGGGAACCGGGAGGATGCACGACCTCAGGATTAGCAGGATAATCGCTAGGAAAATTCCAATAGTGATAGCCGGTGGGTTAAATCCAGAGAACGTTAGAAGGGTAATAGAGTTCGTCAGGCCATTTGGTGTTGATGTCTCTTCTGGAGTGGAGAGGAATGGAAGAAAGGATGAGTCACTAATTAGGGAATTCGTGAGGAGGGCCAAGAATGTGGTTCGGTAAATTTGGAGGTCAATTCGTTCCCGAGACTTTAGTTGAGCCGTTAAAGGAATTGGAAAAGGCATATAAAGAATTGAAGGACGATGAGGAGTTCAACAGACAGCTGGAATACTACCTGAAGACATGGGCCGGAAGACCAACCCCTCTATACTACGCTGAAAGATTGACGAAGAAAATTGGAGGGGCAAAGATATACCTCAAGAGGGAAGATTTACTGCACGGAGGAGCTCACAAGACAAACAATGCAATAGGCCAGGCGTTACTTGCCAAGTTCATGGGAAAGACCAGGCTAATTGCTGAGACGGGGGCCGGACAGCATGGGGTTGCAACCGCGATGGCAGGGGCATTGCTGGGAATGAAAGTCGACATATATATGGGTGCTGAGGATGTTGAGAGGCAGAAGATGAACGTTTTCAGAATGAAGCTCCTTGGAGCGAACGTCATTCCAGTTAACGCTGGCTCAAGAACATTGAAAGATGCAATAAATGAAGCCCTCAGAGACTGGGTTGCCACATTTGAATACTCCCACTACTTAATTGGTTCTGTAGTTGGCCCCTATCCATACCCAGTG
The window above is part of the Pyrococcus sp. NA2 genome. Proteins encoded here:
- a CDS encoding anthranilate synthase component I gives rise to the protein MPVKKLEYVDPLKLYSVLRELSYPFIIQFAEKESKKIKFTYISAEPEFIVKVTGKGTYMGNDKVSEETNPFKALKGFMKDKVPGKGFLGGFVGYIAYDAVHNYIEGSIEEPSFFGYYPWTFIYDHERSELRFFYLRDPPFDPESIIERAKREVIELKDEGGEIIRTDANKEEFMRIVEKGKEYIFSGDVFQVVLSRQYEIKSGIDPLTFFARLVQINPSPYNFILEFDKTIVGASPETMGSVEGNIVRINPIAGTAPRGRTPEEDEEIRRKLLSDEKERAEHVMLVDLARNDVRKVSKPRTVKLVRFFDVIKYSHVQHIESEVIGELAEDKDMFDAIEASFPAGTLTGAPKIRAMEIIDELEKSRRKVYGGGIGYFSTTGYADFAIAIRMAEIEDDKVIVRAGAGIVADSIPEKEFYETENKMKAVLKALGVEG
- a CDS encoding aminodeoxychorismate/anthranilate synthase component II, with the protein product MILIIDNRDSFVWNLAEYASFFDEVKVVSNRIKPQEVKRIDPDGIIISPGPGHPLDRREVGNSPEIVLEAEVPVLGVCLGHQIIATVFGGKVDRVKPRHGKASPVKHDGEGIFKGIKNPLMAGRYHSLAVVEVPKGFKVTAVSLDDNVIMGIRHKRKPIEGVQFHPESVLTEWESKEGLKIIRNFVEMTR
- a CDS encoding phosphoribosylanthranilate isomerase, whose amino-acid sequence is MFVKICGIRTFEELRIVEKYADATGVVVKANSKRRIPIDTAKEIIREAKIPVFLVSTMTSYEEWAKVIEETEAKYVQVHSDVSPEVIERLKSEYGVFIMKAFKVPTTSEEPEEYAERLISKISEYDVDRVLLDTGAGTGRMHDLRISRIIARKIPIVIAGGLNPENVRRVIEFVRPFGVDVSSGVERNGRKDESLIREFVRRAKNVVR
- the trpB gene encoding tryptophan synthase subunit beta, coding for MWFGKFGGQFVPETLVEPLKELEKAYKELKDDEEFNRQLEYYLKTWAGRPTPLYYAERLTKKIGGAKIYLKREDLLHGGAHKTNNAIGQALLAKFMGKTRLIAETGAGQHGVATAMAGALLGMKVDIYMGAEDVERQKMNVFRMKLLGANVIPVNAGSRTLKDAINEALRDWVATFEYSHYLIGSVVGPYPYPVIVRDFQSVIGREVREQILEAEGTLPDAIVACVGGGSNAIGIFYPFVKDRNVRLIGVEAGGKGLETGMHSASLNAGKIGVFHGMLSYFLQDEEGQIRTTHSIAPGLDYPGVGPEHAYLKESGRAEYVVVTDEEALRAFHELSRTEGIIPALESAHAVAYAMKLAKEMDRDEIIVVNLSGRGDKDLDIVLRVSNNV